The Ranitomeya variabilis isolate aRanVar5 chromosome 7, aRanVar5.hap1, whole genome shotgun sequence genome includes a window with the following:
- the LOC143785576 gene encoding uncharacterized protein LOC143785576 isoform X1, producing MEKGESDVRGDEWRCKEEVPTDDWTNSSAGNLMSSYFKAEDDSFKQETYEEHSNSAEHLISSYFKAEDDSFKQETYEEHSNISDIPSPLHIKELSSDPSKVPSPNSSQTFKQNKIEPTRKKTISCSECEKCFTNKRNLATHRKIHTGDMPFSCSECGKCFTYKSHLIIHERIHTGEKPFSCSECGKCFTKKSHLISHEIVHTGEKPFSCSECGKCFSYKSVLVNHKRIHTGDKPYSCSECGKCFIKNSHLVSHQGIHTGVKPFSCSECGKCFTYKSALFAHQKIHAEGKPFSCSECEKCFTNKSHLIIHERIHTGEKPFSCSECGKCFTKKSHLTSHEIVHTGEKPFSCSECGTCFTKKSHLTKHERHHTGEKPYSCSECGKCFSYKSVLVVHERIHTGEKPYSCSECGKFFTDKSSLVTHQRIHTGEKPFSCSECGKCFSNKGEIFVHKRIHTGEKPYSCSECGKCFIKKSHLVSHQRTHSRKKPF from the coding sequence ATGATTGGACCAACAGCTCTGCAGGAAATCTGATGTCTTCTTATTTTAAAGCAGAAGATGATAGCTTCAAACAGGAAACATATGAAGAGCATAGCAACTCTGCAGAACATCTGATATCTTCATATTTTAAAGCAGAAGATGATAGCTTCAAACAGGAAACATATGAAGAGCATAGCAACATCTCAGATATACCCTCACCCCTTCATATCAAAGAACTATCATCTGACCCTTCTAAAGTACCATCTCCTAATTCATCACAGACTTTTAAGCAAAATAAAATAGAGCCCACAAGAAAGAAGAcaatttcatgctcagaatgtgagaaatgttttacaaataaaaGGAATCTTGCTACACATagaaaaattcacacaggagatatgccattttcatgctcagaatgtgggaaatgttttacttatAAATCTCATCTTATTatccatgagagaattcacaccggagagaagccattttcatgttcagaatgtggcaaatgttttactaAGAAATCTCATCTTATTAGCCATGAGATTGTTCAcaccggagagaagccattttcatgctcagaatgtgggaaatgtttttcttaCAAATCAGTTCTTGTTAACCATaagagaattcacactggagataaaccatattcatgttcagaatgtgggaaatgttttattaaaAACTCACATCTTGTTAGCCATCAGGGAattcacacaggagtgaagccattttcatgctcagaatgtgggaaatgttttacatataAATCAGCTCTTTTTGCACATCAGAAAATTCACGCAGAaggaaagccattttcatgttcagaatgtgaaaaatgttttactAATAAATCTCATCTTATTATACATGAAAGAATTCAcaccggagagaagccattttcatgttcagaatgtggcaaatgttttactaAGAAATCTCATCTTACTAGCCATGAGATTGTTCAcaccggagagaagccattttcatgttcagaatgtggcacatGTTTTACTAAGAAATCTCATCTTACTAAACATGAGAGACATCAcaccggagagaagccatattcatgttcggaatgtgggaaatgtttttcttaCAAATCCGTTCTTGttgtacatgagagaattcacacaggagagaagccatattcatgttcagaatgtgggaaatttttcacagataaatcatctcttgttacacatcaaagaattcacactggagagaagccattttcatgttcagaatgtgggaaatgtttttctaaCAAAGGCGAGATTTTTGTTCACaagagaattcacactggagagaagccatattcatgttcagaatgtgggaaatgttttattaaaaaatcacatcttgttagccaTCAGAGAACTCATAGTCGGAAGaagccattttaa